From the Sphingomonas suaedae genome, one window contains:
- a CDS encoding GNAT family N-acetyltransferase translates to MDASPITARIADGVASIPAAHWDACAGNGNPFLSHAFLSSLERSGSVGVAAGWQPVPVVIDGADGMPAAIAPAYAKSHSQGEYVFDHAWADAWERAGGDYYPKLQVAVPFTPVPGPRLLLRDGAMAPALIAGLEALADNNRLSSAHVTFVDAAQLPLFQQAGWLVRAGTQFHWHNRGYADFDGFLADLSSRKRKAIRKERERAREGLTIRHVTGAEIIEAHWDAFWIFYQDTGSRKWGRPYLTRSFFSMLGAAMGDQVLLMFAERDGRPIAGALNLIGADALYGRYWGCVEDVPFLHFELCYYQAIDAAIARGLARVEAGAQGEHKLARGYAPVTTWSAHYIPDPGFRRAIADYLVREREAVAQEQEFLGDMTPFRRGG, encoded by the coding sequence GTGGACGCCTCGCCAATCACCGCCCGCATCGCCGATGGAGTCGCGTCGATCCCGGCGGCGCATTGGGATGCGTGCGCGGGGAACGGCAATCCCTTTCTCTCCCATGCGTTTCTGTCGTCCCTCGAACGGTCGGGATCGGTGGGCGTTGCTGCGGGGTGGCAGCCCGTGCCGGTCGTCATCGACGGCGCCGACGGAATGCCCGCGGCCATCGCCCCCGCCTATGCCAAGAGCCACAGCCAGGGCGAATATGTGTTCGACCACGCCTGGGCCGATGCCTGGGAGCGGGCGGGCGGGGACTATTATCCCAAGCTGCAGGTCGCGGTCCCCTTCACCCCCGTTCCCGGCCCCCGCCTGCTGTTGCGCGATGGCGCAATGGCCCCCGCCCTGATCGCGGGGCTTGAGGCGCTGGCGGACAATAACCGCCTGTCCTCGGCGCATGTAACCTTCGTCGATGCGGCGCAATTACCGCTGTTCCAACAGGCAGGATGGCTGGTGCGCGCGGGAACGCAGTTCCACTGGCACAACCGCGGCTACGCCGATTTCGACGGCTTTCTGGCCGATCTGTCCTCGCGCAAGCGCAAGGCGATCCGCAAGGAACGCGAACGCGCACGCGAAGGGCTGACGATCCGGCATGTGACCGGCGCGGAGATCATCGAGGCGCATTGGGACGCCTTCTGGATCTTCTATCAGGATACCGGCAGCCGCAAATGGGGCCGCCCCTATCTGACCCGCTCCTTCTTCTCGATGCTGGGCGCGGCGATGGGCGATCAAGTGCTGCTGATGTTCGCCGAGCGCGATGGGCGGCCGATCGCGGGAGCGCTCAACCTGATCGGTGCGGATGCGCTGTACGGGCGCTATTGGGGCTGCGTCGAGGACGTGCCGTTCCTCCATTTCGAGCTTTGCTACTATCAGGCGATCGATGCGGCGATCGCACGCGGGCTGGCGCGGGTCGAGGCCGGGGCACAAGGCGAGCACAAGCTGGCACGCGGCTATGCGCCAGTCACGACCTGGTCGGCGCATTACATCCCCGACCCGGGCTTTCGGCGCGCGATCGCGGACTATCTGGTGCGCGAGCGTGAAGCGGTCGCGCAGGAACAGGAATTTCTGGGCGACATGACGCCGTTTCGAAGGGGCGGTTAG